TATGCAAATGCATAATAACATGGAAATAAATCTTTTCATTTTTCTCCTCCTCATATTTAAAATTTATTAAATGATATCTTTTGCTGCTGTTCATTATTTTACTTCAGCCTTTGCTTCTGCAAGAGCGGTTTTTGCCGCTTCTATTGCAGCATTGCTTGTTGTGGTTGCCCCTGAAACTATATCTATTTCCGCTGACTGTTTTGAAATAATATTTTCTGACAGCTCTTTAACTGCCTGTCCACCAATATTAGGAGTTTCCTTTGGTCCTTCAACTGAGACATTGGTTATTTTGTCAGCATCAACAGTAATTGTTACAGTTACATCTCCATTAAAGCCTTTTACAGCAGCTTTGTATGTTCCAGGAGTGTATTTTTCTGATTCTTTGTTTGTACCTCCACAGCCTGAAAAAGCAAGAACAAAGCATAGGATAAGAAAGAATGATGTTAGCTTGTTTAAAAGTTTCATTAATAAGCGCCTCCTTTCATTTTATGCAAACTTTGTTTAAATATTAACATACCTTCGGCAAATAAATGATTAAATACTTATTAATATTTAACCTGGGTTTTAGTGCTTAGCTGTAAAATACATTAAGGTCTAAAAATAATTTCAGAATATTTTGCATAAAAAATCCCTTAAAAAGCCAATGAAGCCATTTAAAGGATTAAGAAACCTTAATAATCAAATAATTTTAATTAATTTCTAATTAACCTGTTTCTCTTTTGAATCAAAATAATATGATTTTTCAGCTTGCTTGCTTAGCAACCTGCAATGTCTCTTTAAGGAAGAATGTACATATAGCTTGTGTGAAATACAAAGCAGCAATTGACATTAAAATTACAAAGTAGCTTCCCGTTATATCGAGAACAATTCCAAAAAGTACCGGAGCTATCACGGAACCTAATTGACATAAGGCATTGTACATACCCATTACAGTACCGACATAAGGCCCCTTTGCTCTTTCAGCCTGCATGACATTGTTGGAATTACCGCCCAGTCCGCCTGTTAATCCCCGTACGAGCACAGTTGCCCAAAGCAGCCTGACATCGGGAGCAATGGCAAGAACTACGATGCATACAGCCTGAATAGTATAGCCTACCATTGCAAGATTCCGGCGTGATTTCAATAAATCAGAAAGCATACCGCACAATGTGGTTGAAAATATTGTCACTACGCCTGCAGCAGCAAGGATTCCTCCCGCTTGCGTCAATGAAAAATTTCTGACTTTCATAAAATATACTATAGCCCATGTAGTATATCCTGTACCTGCATTAATGCCCAGGAACTGAACAATTGTCCCAAGAAAGAATTGACCGGAAAAGAGCACTTTTAAGGTACCCTTCATATTTACAGCCCTTTCCTCGGAGGTTTTTTTCTTGCCTGTCTTGTTAGCAAGAGCAATTCCTTTTTCTTTTGCCATAAAGAAGACTATAACCCCAACAACCAGGCAAGCTGCTGCGGCCAATACATATGCATTCCTCCAGCCATGATTTTTAATAAAAGGGGCGTAAAACGCATTAACTATGAGCCCGCCCACAGCAGGTCCTGTCATGATGAACCCCATAGCTGTCCCCCGCACTTTATCTGTAAACCACCCTAAATTCATCTTTACGGTACCCGAATATACTGGTGAACTGGCAAGGCCTGCCAAAACCATTAACAAGAAAATCACTGTATAAGAATGTGTTAATGATACTAAAAACATGCAGATTGCAATTATTATTCCCGATATAGACAAGCACTTTCTTGGCCCGAAGTTATCAATAAAAACTCCCGCAAAAAAACCTCCGGAAACATTCCCTACGTAAAATGCCGATACAAGTCCGCCGGCCTGAGCCATGGAAATTCCCAACTCAGGAGATGCACTGGCTATGGATGCGGACCATAACTGACGTGCTGCAAATGAAACCGCAAAGGTCGACAGGCATAATACAGCTACTATCCAGCCATACCATGATGATTGTTCATCATTTTGGCTGCTTATCTTTAATTCTGCCACTTGAATTCCTCCCTTTTTATATTGACGGACTAAACTAATAATCACTCTTCCTTAAAAAGTGCATCTCTCCATTTCCTCATTTGTTCAAGCAAATTATTTTTATCCGCTGATAGGAATTTAAGCAAATTAAATCAAGCTCATGTCTTTTTAAAATTTATTAAGCTTATTGAATTACATAAAAGGAAGGACCATATTTGTATATTTGTTATAAGCTGACCGCATAAGCGGCTCAATTCTGTCATCCACCGGCGGGTATACCTTCTTAAACTCATCAAATGATACAATGTATTTTGATTTGAACTCAGGATACAGGTGTGAGTATTTAACGATGGAGTCTTCCGTTTTGGCAGTAGTAACAAGTTCTCCGGCATTATCATACTTGGAGTTCTCAAGTACATATTCCAAGGTAGCTATATAATTTTCAGTATTCAAATCGTTTAATGATAATGCACTCTTGTCAAACCTAAATATGAAATTTCCACCAGGTGCAAGTATATCTATAAGCTCTTTAGCCTTATCAATGCACTGCTGCTTTGTTCCATTCTTAAGGAGTGTCAATGGATAGAATCCCTCAAGGACCATCTTCTTACCGAGTTTATCTTTAAATTTCTGCGGGTCGCCGTATTCCATCCAGAGCCGTGTTCCTTGCGGAAGGTCCTGCATATGATCAACAAAGCGGGTCCAGTCGCTTTCACAGAAAATCTGCATTGCCTGGCCTCTTTCTGCACATATGTGGCAAATCTTAAGGAAGGTTGGCCAATAGAACTTCTCAAAGTCCTTTGTGCTCAGAAATGGTGCCATGTGGGTCATAATCATGTTATTTCCCAATAATGATGTTACAGGATTCATCCCTTTCCACACTAAATAGGGCACCAGTGCCTCGCAGGCATCAACAACCTTTTGGGGCTGCCTCTTAATATCCATGGGAATTTTTGTGAAGCCGCGGTTCATATCAGCTAAAAAGTCGAAGGGAACCGACTGGCCTATAGCCGAACCGGCAGGAGATGCAAAGAAACCGTATTTTTCTGATAACTCCCTGCCGACTTCAGCAACAATCCTGCCAAAATCCATTGATGCAAGCACATATTTTGCAAAT
This is a stretch of genomic DNA from Oxobacter pfennigii. It encodes these proteins:
- a CDS encoding FMN-binding protein — encoded protein: MKLLNKLTSFFLILCFVLAFSGCGGTNKESEKYTPGTYKAAVKGFNGDVTVTITVDADKITNVSVEGPKETPNIGGQAVKELSENIISKQSAEIDIVSGATTTSNAAIEAAKTALAEAKAEVK
- a CDS encoding uroporphyrinogen decarboxylase family protein, which codes for MNAQELKQYRTKLFTDVYSGIIPERFPVIDGISIDYIIQYGNTDIMKAQYSFTKESVLNMYEKIMDILRGDMFPSAHARNPVALMFQQSRTMTMGSNGFIQHPETSNMEADEYDEFIENPFDFLCEKVLPRQNPGFDTDPITRSLAFAKYVLASMDFGRIVAEVGRELSEKYGFFASPAGSAIGQSVPFDFLADMNRGFTKIPMDIKRQPQKVVDACEALVPYLVWKGMNPVTSLLGNNMIMTHMAPFLSTKDFEKFYWPTFLKICHICAERGQAMQIFCESDWTRFVDHMQDLPQGTRLWMEYGDPQKFKDKLGKKMVLEGFYPLTLLKNGTKQQCIDKAKELIDILAPGGNFIFRFDKSALSLNDLNTENYIATLEYVLENSKYDNAGELVTTAKTEDSIVKYSHLYPEFKSKYIVSFDEFKKVYPPVDDRIEPLMRSAYNKYTNMVLPFM
- a CDS encoding MFS transporter; its protein translation is MAELKISSQNDEQSSWYGWIVAVLCLSTFAVSFAARQLWSASIASASPELGISMAQAGGLVSAFYVGNVSGGFFAGVFIDNFGPRKCLSISGIIIAICMFLVSLTHSYTVIFLLMVLAGLASSPVYSGTVKMNLGWFTDKVRGTAMGFIMTGPAVGGLIVNAFYAPFIKNHGWRNAYVLAAAACLVVGVIVFFMAKEKGIALANKTGKKKTSEERAVNMKGTLKVLFSGQFFLGTIVQFLGINAGTGYTTWAIVYFMKVRNFSLTQAGGILAAAGVVTIFSTTLCGMLSDLLKSRRNLAMVGYTIQAVCIVVLAIAPDVRLLWATVLVRGLTGGLGGNSNNVMQAERAKGPYVGTVMGMYNALCQLGSVIAPVLFGIVLDITGSYFVILMSIAALYFTQAICTFFLKETLQVAKQAS